Proteins from a single region of Gasterosteus aculeatus chromosome Y, fGasAcu3.hap1.1, whole genome shotgun sequence:
- the LOC120812379 gene encoding zona pellucida sperm-binding protein 4-like — MCYYSKAVTLQCTKDAQIIIVVSKVATIPFMDLDSIHFNGDEPNCSAVDTTSHFAVYQFPPTGCGTVLKAEPGVLIYENRMFSLYDVSAGPYGMITRDSRYELIVQCKYIGSTVFAVTIEVGPLPAPSSVAAPGPLRVELRLGNGQCVTKGCREEDVAFNSFYADADYPITKVLRDPVYERVSKRDIAASSKGGPRAHTVELVITNQE, encoded by the exons ATGTGCTATTACAGCAAAGCTG TGACTCTTCAGTGCACCAAGGATGCCCAAATCATCATTGTGGTGTCCAAAGTGGCCACCATACCCTTCATGGATTTGGACTCAATCCATTTCAATGGAGATGAACCAAATTGTAGTGCTGTTGACACCACATCACACTTTGCGGTCTATCAGTTCCCTCCCACTGGCTGCGGCACCGTCCTAAAG GCGGAACCTGGAGTTCTTATCTATGAGAACAGGATGTTCTCCTTATATGACGTTTCTGCGGGACCCTACGGAATGATTACCAGAGACAGCCGTTATGa GCTGATTGTCCAGTGTAAATACATTGGCAGCACTGTTTTCGCTGTAACAATTGAGGTTGGCCCTCTTCCGGCACCATCCTCAGTTGCAGCTCCTGGACCTCTGCGCGTGGAGCTGAGGCTGGGCAACGGACAGTGTGTCACCAAGGGCTGTCGGGAAG AGGATGTGGCCTTCAACTCCTTTTACGCGGATGCCGACTACCCCATCACTAAGGTGCTCAGGGATCCTGTGTACGAAAGAGTGAGTA agagagacattgCTGCTTCGAGCAAGGGAGGCCCCAGAGCTCACACCGTGGAGCTTGTCATCACCAACCAAGAATGA